Proteins co-encoded in one Acipenser ruthenus unplaced genomic scaffold, fAciRut3.2 maternal haplotype, whole genome shotgun sequence genomic window:
- the LOC117410094 gene encoding E3 ubiquitin-protein ligase TRIM39-like, whose protein sequence is MATAASPEEKFSCSVCLDLFTEPATIPCGHSFCLDCIGSYWDQSDQTGVYSCPQCRETFTPRPVLRKSNVLNELVEELKKTRRLDSKREPPAPAPVSAELGDVPCDFCPSEIKRRAVRSCLMCLCSYCEAHLQPHYETAGLKRHALVQPLRDLEQKLCKQHQRLLELYCTTDQSCICALCIDSDHSDHSIVSSAKGRAEKKKELGERQAEIENLIEERLKELERLNQAVESLKLSAHKERAESEQVLSELIRSIERIRTEVGELIGAKEKAAVSLADEQREQLEQEIQKLRKRKAEMEQLSETEDHIHFLQSFQSVCAPPAAQQLFDNIDDSFWTLRKAVSRLKDHVEGFWKVELMKATIAVDVTLDPDTAQAYLILSKDGKQVNHGNIRQPLPENPKRFDMKIYVLGREGFTSGRHYWEVEVGEKIYWALGVTRESSQRKWSFTVKPQQGFWVIRWNEENNQFSAVTDPRTPLPMSPKPRKLGVYLDYEGGQLSFYNVETRSHIYTFTDTFTEKLYPFFCPGLYYDGKNAAPLIICPHICTD, encoded by the exons ATGGCGACAGCGGCGTCTCCAGAGGAGAAGTTCTCCTGCTCCGTGTGTCTGGACCTCTTCACCGAGCCCGCAACCATTCCGTGCGGACACAGCTTCTGTCTGGACTGTATCGGGAGCTACTGGGACCAGAGTGACCAAACCGGCGtgtacagctgcccccagtgccgGGAGACTTTCACTCCCAGGCCCGTTCTGCGCAAAAGCAACGTCCTTAACGAACTGGTGGAGGAATTGAAGAAAACGAGAAGACTCGACTCGAAAAG GGAACCCCCcgctcccgctcctgtctctgCTGAGCTCGGAGACGTGCCTTGTGATTTCTGCCCCAGCGAGATAAAGCGCAGAGCGGTCAGGTCGTGTTTGATGTGCCTGTGCTCGTACTGCGAAGCGCACCTGCAGCCACACTACGAGACCGCGGGGTTGAAGAGGCACGCGCTGGTCCAGCCTCTCAGAGATttggagcagaagctttgcaaACAGCACCAGAGATTGCTGGAGCTTTACTGCACAACCGATCAGAGTTGTATCTGCGCGCTGTGCATAGACAGCGACCACTCGGACCATTCAATTGTCTCATCAGCGAAAGGGAGGGCGGAGAAAAAG AAGGAGCTGGGGGAGAGACAGGCAGAAATAGAAAATCTCATTGAAGAGAGACTGAAAGAGCTGGAGAGACTGAATCAGGCTGTGGAGTCTCTCAAG CTCTCGGCACACAAGGAAAGGGCTGAAAGCGAGCAGGTCCTGTCTGAGCTGATCCGCTCCATTGAGAGAATCAGGACAGAGGTGGgagagctgattggagctaaagagaaggctgcagtgagtcTGGCCGACGAGCAAAGGGAACAACTGGAGCAGGAGATCCAGAAGCTGAGAAAGAGGAAGGCTGAGATGGAGCAGCTTTctgagacagaggatcacatccactTTCTGCAG AGTTTCCAGTCTGTCTGCGCCCCTCCTGCTGCTCAGCAGCTCTTTGATAACATAGACGACTCTTTCTGGACTCTGAGGAAAGCTGTGTCTCGACTCAAAGACCATGTTGAGGGATTCTGGAAGGTGGAGTTGATGAAAGCAACTATAGCAG TTGAcgtgactctggaccctgatacagcacaggCCTATCTCATCCTGTCTAAGGATGGAAAACAAGTCAACCATGGGAATATACGACAGCCTCTCCCTGAGAATCCAAAGAGATTTGATATGAAGATCTATGTCCTGGGCAGGGAGGGCttcacctcagggagacactactgggaggtggaggtAGGGGAGAAGATATACTGGGCACTCGGAGTCACCAGAGAGTCTTCTCAGAGGAAGTGGTCTTTCACTGTGAAACCCCAGCAGGGATTCTGGGTTATTAGGTGGAATGAAGAAAATAATCAGTTCAGTGCTGTCACTGACCCCCGGACTCCCCTCCCCATGAGCCCGAAGCCCCggaagctgggggtgtatctggattatgagggagggcagctctccttttacaatgtggagaccagatctcacatctacactttcactgacaccttcactgagaaactctatccattcttTTGTCCTGGTCTTTATTATGATGGTAAAAACGCAGCTCCACTGATCATCTGCCCGCATATCTGCACAGATTAA
- the LOC117963014 gene encoding E3 ubiquitin-protein ligase TRIM39-like: MATAASPEEKFSCSVCLDLFTEPATIPCGHSFCLDCIGSYWDLSDQTGVYSCPQCRETFTPRPVLRKSNVLNELVEELKKTRRLDSKSNIASLCICFCPSCSVQKELGERQAEIENLIEERLKELERLNQAVESLKLSAHKERAESEQVLSELIRSMERIRTEVGELIGAKEKAAVSRADEQREQLEQEIQELRKRKAEMEQLSKTEEHIHFLQSFQSVCAPPAAQQLFDNIDDSFWTLRKAVSRLKDHVEGFWKVELMKAAIAALFSMFLTAQILCLYLWSRMFVSDMFSVLYCICFTPTLFSTVDVTLDPDTAHPRLILSKDGKQVKDGNKRQPLPDNPKRFDTHICVLGREGFTSGRHYWEVEVGKKIHWGLGVTRESSQRKGGITENPQKGFWTVRWDCVGSQFYAATEPVTPLPLSLKPRKLGVYLDYEGGQLSFYNEETRSHIYTFTDTFTEKLYPLFSPGLYSFGKNAAPLIICPHTCTD; the protein is encoded by the exons ATGGCGACAGCGGCGTCTCCAGAGGAGAAGTTCTCCTGCTCCGTGTGTCTGGACCTCTTCACTGAGCCCGCAACCATTCCGTGCGGACACAGCTTCTGCCTGGACTGTATCGGGAGCTACTGGGACCTGAGTGACCAAACCGGCGtgtacagctgcccccagtgccgGGAGACTTTCACTCCCAGGCCCGTTCTGCGCAAAAGCAACGTCCTTAACGAACTGGTGGAGGAATTGAAGAAAACGAGAAGACTCGACTCGAAAAG TAATATTGCATCGCTGTGTATCTGTTTCTGCCCATCTTGTTCTGTGCAGAAGGAGCTGGGGGAGAGACAGGCGGAAATAGAAAATCTCATtgaggagagactgaaagagctgGAGAGACTGAATCAGGCTGTGGAGTCTCTCAAG CTCTCGGCACACAAGGAAAGGGCTGAAAGCGAGCAGGTCCTGTCTGAGCTGatccgctccatggagagaaTCAGGACGGAGGTGGgagagctgattggagctaaagagaaggctgcagtgagtcGGGCCGACGAGCAAAGAGAACAACTGGAGCAGGAGATCCAGGAGCTGAGAAAGAGGAAGGCTGAGATGGAGCAGCTTTCTAAGACAGAGGAGCACATCCACTTTCTGCAG AGTTTCCAGTCTGTCTGCGCCCCTCCTGCTGCTCAGCAGCTCTTTGATAACATAGACGACTCTTTCTGGACTCTGAGGAAAGCTGTGTCTCGACTCAAAGACCATGTTGAGGGATTCTGGAAGGTGGAGTTGATGAAAGCAGCTATAGCAG CGCTCTTTTCCATGTTCCTGACGGCTCAGATTTTGTGTTTATATCTGTGGAGTAGGATGTTTGTATCTGACATGTTCAGTGTGTTATATTGTATATGTTTTACCCCCACTCTCTTCTCCACAGTGGAcgtgactctggaccctgatacagcacaccCCAGACTCATCCTGTCTAAGGATGGAAAACAAGTCAAAGATGGGAATAAACGACAACCTCTCCCTGACAATCCAAAGAGATTTGATACACATATCTGTGTCCTGGGCAGGGAGGGCttcacctcagggagacactactgggaggtggaggtggggaagAAGATACACTGGGGACTCGGAGTCACCAGAGAGTCTTCTCAGAGGAAGGGGGGTATCACTGAGAACCCCCAGAAAGGATTCTGGACTGTTAGGTGGGATTGTGTGGGCAGTCAGTTCTATGCTGCGACTGAACCCGTGACTCCCCTCCCCCTGAGCCTGAAGCCCCggaagctgggggtgtatctggattatgagggaGGGCAGCTTTCCTTTTACAATGaagagaccagatctcacatctacactttcactgacacctTCACTGAGAAACTCTATCCACTGTTTtctcctggtctttattcctTTGGTAAAAATGCAGCTCCACTGATCATCTGCCCGCATACCTGCACTGACTAA
- the LOC117410131 gene encoding G-protein coupled receptor 15-like — protein MDEYDDYSYSGDYPNASSSYSPFEEIYCDVPHLPWGWIVRCILYCVVLSLGVPGNVLLMGALWVRHRFHWRPVELFMINLAFSDLLFLLVLPLWLDSEISGGRWRTGWFSCLASSYTASLNMHAGIFFLTAMSVDRYLAVVRSDIYRRITHVYNKNLISAACCVSVWIVSVLLALPVLFEREHVKTHGTWHCRNADPSQRRLASPLLGSAAFFLPLLIILFCYCCITKTLCHHYHRTLTQDKKLRRSFRIVFLVVAVFAFSWVPFNAFKLLAVVEEMSLRRSCLAEKVAQLGLQVTVPLAFANSCANPVIYACTDASLRQAALKGFCPRLHAVFETGSVSRTSDTSLPQSQLSWRDRDRQGNSISLVQLRG, from the exons ATGGACGAATACGACGATTATTCCTACTCGGGAGATTACCCCAACGCCTCCTCCTCCTACTCTCCCTTTGAGGAAATCTACTGCGACGTTCCTCATTTGCCGTGGGGCTGGATCGTGCGCTGCATCCTGTACTGCGTGGTCCTCTCGCTCGGCGTGCCGGGCAACGTGCTCCTCATGGGGGCGCTGTGGGTCCGGCACCGCTTTCACTGGAGGCCCGTGGAGCTCTTCATGATCAATCTGGCTTTCTCCGACCTGCTCTTCCTCCTGGTCCTGCCCCTCTGGCTGGACAGCGAGATCTCCGGAGGCCGGTGGCGCACCGGTTGGTTCTCCTGCCTGGCGAGTTCCTACACGGCCTCCCTGAACATGCACGCTGGCATTTTCTTTCTCACCGCCATGAGCGTTGACAG GTACCTAGCGGTGGTGCGCTCTGACATCTACCGACGAATCACGCACGTTTACAACAAGAACCTGATCTCCGCGGCGTGCTGCGTCTCCGTGTGGATTGTCTCCGTGCTCCTGGCCCTCCCCGTGCTGTTCGAGCGAGAGCACGTGAAGACCCACGGCACCTGGCACTGCCGCAACGCGGATCCTTCCCAGCGCCGCCTCGCCTCCCCCCTCCTCGGCTCCGCGGCTTTCTTTCTGCCATTGCTCATCATTCTCTTCTGCTATTGCTGTATCACCAAGACGCTGTGCCACCACTATCACCGGACGCTCACGCAGGACAAGAAGCTGCGGCGTTCTTTCCGCATCGTCTTCCTGGTGGTCGCCGTGTTCGCTTTCTCCTGGGTCCCCTTCAATGCTTTCAAGCTGCTGGCTGTGGTCGAGGAAATGTCCCTCCGCCGTTCCTGCCTGGCGGAAAAAGTCGCTCAACTCGGACTGCAAGTCACCGTGCCCCTCGCTTTCGCCAACAGCTGCGCTAACCCGGTCATCTACGCCTGTACCGACGCCTCGTTGCGCCAGGCGGCGCTCAAGGGTTTTTGCCCCCGGCTCCACGCCGTGTTTGAAACGGGGAGCGTCTCGCGTACGTCGGACACCAGTCTGCCCCAGAGTCAGCTGTCGTGGAGAGACAGAGATAGGCAGGGCAATTCTATAAGCCTCGTGCAGCTGAGGGGTTAG
- the LOC117968749 gene encoding E3 ubiquitin-protein ligase TRIM39-like isoform X2: MEPPAPAPVSAELGDVPCDFCPTELKRGAVRSCLTCRGSYCEAHLQPHYETAWLKRHALVQPLRDLEQKLCKQHQRLLELYCRTDQSCICMTCTLKDHHTHAAILAEEGRAEKQKELGKRQAEIENLIEERLKELERLNQAVESLKLSAHKERAESEQVLSELIRSIERIRTEVGELIGAKEKAAVSRADEQREQLEQEIQELRKRKAEMEQLSETEDHIHFLQSFQSVCAPPATQQLFDNIDDSFWTLRKAVSRLKDHLEGFWKVELMKATIAVDVTLDPDTAQPELILSKDGKQVKDGNKRQPLPDNPKRFDEFIYVLGREGFTSGRHYWEVEVGDKISWGLGVTRESSQRKGGITENPQQGFWTIWWNEEKNRFSALTNPQIHLPRSQKLRKLGVYLDYEGGQLSFYNVETRSHIYTFTDTFTEKLYPIFCPGLYSSGKNAAPLIICPHTYTD; the protein is encoded by the exons at GGAACCCCCcgctcccgctcctgtctctgCTGAGCTCGGAGACGTGCCTTGTGATTTCTGCCCCACCGAGTTAAAGCGCGGAGCGGTCAGGTCGTGTTTGACGTGCCGGGGCTCGTACTGCGAAGCGCACCTGCAGCCACACTACGAGACCGCGTGGTTGAAGAGGCACGCGCTGGTCCAGCCTCTCAGAGATttggagcagaagctttgcaaACAGCACCAGAGATTGCTGGAGCTTTACTGCAGAACCGATCAGAGCTGTATCTGCATGACGTGTACTCTCAAAGATCACCACACCCACGCTGCTATCCTAGCAGAGGAAGGGAGAGCGGAGAAACAG AAGGAGTTGGGGAAAAGACAGGCGGAAATAGAAAATCTCATtgaggagagactgaaagagctgGAGAGACTGAATCAGGCTGTGGAGTCTCTCAAG CTCTCTGCACACAAGGAAAGGGCTGAAAGCGAGCAGGTCCTGTCTGAGCTGATCCGCTCCATTGAGAGAATCAGGACGGAGGTGGgagagctgattggagctaaagagaaggctgcagtgagtcGGGCCGACGAGCAAAGAGAACAACTGGAGCAGGAGATCCAGGAGCTGAGAAAGAGGAAGGCTGAGATGGAGCAGCTTTctgagacagaggatcacatccactTTCTGCAG AGTTTCCAGTCTGTCTGCGCCCCTCCTGCTACTCAGCAGCTCTTTGATAACATAGACGACTCTTTCTGGACTCTGAGGAAAGCTGTGTCTCGACTCAAAGACCACCTCGAGGGATTCTGGAAGGTGGAGTTGATGAAAGCAACTATAGCAG TTGAcgtgactctggaccctgatacagcacagcccGAGCTCATCCTGTCTAAGGATGGAAAACAAGTCAAAGATGGGAATAAACGACAACCTCTCCCTGACAATCCAAAGAGGTTTGATGAGTTTATCTATGTCCTGGGCAGGGAGGGCttcacctcagggagacactactgggaggtggaggtgggggacaAGATCAGCTGGGGACTCGGAGTCACCAGAGAGTCTTCTCAGAGGAAGGGGGGTATCACTGAGAACCCACAGCAGGGATTCTGGACCATTTGGTGGAACGAGGAAAAGAATCGGTTCAGCGCTCTCACCAACCCCCAGATCCACCTCCCCAGGAGCCAGAAGCTACggaagctgggggtgtatctggattatgagggagggcagctctccttttacaatgtggagaccagatctcacatctacactttcaccgACACCTTCACAGAGAAGCTCTATCCTATCTTttgtcctggtctttattcctcTGGTAAAAACGCAGCTCCACTGATCATCTGCCCGCATACCTACACAGATTAA
- the LOC117968749 gene encoding E3 ubiquitin-protein ligase TRIM39-like isoform X1 produces MATAASPEEKFSCSICLDLFTEPGTVPCGHSFCLDCIGSYWDLSDQTGDYSCPQCRETFTPRPVLRKSNVLNELVEELKKTRGLDSKREPPAPAPVSAELGDVPCDFCPTELKRGAVRSCLTCRGSYCEAHLQPHYETAWLKRHALVQPLRDLEQKLCKQHQRLLELYCRTDQSCICMTCTLKDHHTHAAILAEEGRAEKQKELGKRQAEIENLIEERLKELERLNQAVESLKLSAHKERAESEQVLSELIRSIERIRTEVGELIGAKEKAAVSRADEQREQLEQEIQELRKRKAEMEQLSETEDHIHFLQSFQSVCAPPATQQLFDNIDDSFWTLRKAVSRLKDHLEGFWKVELMKATIAVDVTLDPDTAQPELILSKDGKQVKDGNKRQPLPDNPKRFDEFIYVLGREGFTSGRHYWEVEVGDKISWGLGVTRESSQRKGGITENPQQGFWTIWWNEEKNRFSALTNPQIHLPRSQKLRKLGVYLDYEGGQLSFYNVETRSHIYTFTDTFTEKLYPIFCPGLYSSGKNAAPLIICPHTYTD; encoded by the exons ATGGCGACAGCGGCGTCTCCAGAGGAGAAGTTCTCCTGCTCCATATGTCTGGACCTCTTCACCGAGCCCGGAACCGTTCCGTGCGGACACAGCTTCTGCCTGGACTGCATCGGGAGCTACTGGGACCTGAGTGACCAAACCGGCgactacagctgcccccagtgccgGGAGACTTTCACTCCCAGGCCCGTTCTGCGCAAAAGCAACGTCCTTAACGAACTGGTGGAGGAATTGAAGAAAACGAGAGGACTCGACTCGAAAAG GGAACCCCCcgctcccgctcctgtctctgCTGAGCTCGGAGACGTGCCTTGTGATTTCTGCCCCACCGAGTTAAAGCGCGGAGCGGTCAGGTCGTGTTTGACGTGCCGGGGCTCGTACTGCGAAGCGCACCTGCAGCCACACTACGAGACCGCGTGGTTGAAGAGGCACGCGCTGGTCCAGCCTCTCAGAGATttggagcagaagctttgcaaACAGCACCAGAGATTGCTGGAGCTTTACTGCAGAACCGATCAGAGCTGTATCTGCATGACGTGTACTCTCAAAGATCACCACACCCACGCTGCTATCCTAGCAGAGGAAGGGAGAGCGGAGAAACAG AAGGAGTTGGGGAAAAGACAGGCGGAAATAGAAAATCTCATtgaggagagactgaaagagctgGAGAGACTGAATCAGGCTGTGGAGTCTCTCAAG CTCTCTGCACACAAGGAAAGGGCTGAAAGCGAGCAGGTCCTGTCTGAGCTGATCCGCTCCATTGAGAGAATCAGGACGGAGGTGGgagagctgattggagctaaagagaaggctgcagtgagtcGGGCCGACGAGCAAAGAGAACAACTGGAGCAGGAGATCCAGGAGCTGAGAAAGAGGAAGGCTGAGATGGAGCAGCTTTctgagacagaggatcacatccactTTCTGCAG AGTTTCCAGTCTGTCTGCGCCCCTCCTGCTACTCAGCAGCTCTTTGATAACATAGACGACTCTTTCTGGACTCTGAGGAAAGCTGTGTCTCGACTCAAAGACCACCTCGAGGGATTCTGGAAGGTGGAGTTGATGAAAGCAACTATAGCAG TTGAcgtgactctggaccctgatacagcacagcccGAGCTCATCCTGTCTAAGGATGGAAAACAAGTCAAAGATGGGAATAAACGACAACCTCTCCCTGACAATCCAAAGAGGTTTGATGAGTTTATCTATGTCCTGGGCAGGGAGGGCttcacctcagggagacactactgggaggtggaggtgggggacaAGATCAGCTGGGGACTCGGAGTCACCAGAGAGTCTTCTCAGAGGAAGGGGGGTATCACTGAGAACCCACAGCAGGGATTCTGGACCATTTGGTGGAACGAGGAAAAGAATCGGTTCAGCGCTCTCACCAACCCCCAGATCCACCTCCCCAGGAGCCAGAAGCTACggaagctgggggtgtatctggattatgagggagggcagctctccttttacaatgtggagaccagatctcacatctacactttcaccgACACCTTCACAGAGAAGCTCTATCCTATCTTttgtcctggtctttattcctcTGGTAAAAACGCAGCTCCACTGATCATCTGCCCGCATACCTACACAGATTAA